One stretch of Rosistilla oblonga DNA includes these proteins:
- a CDS encoding M36 family metallopeptidase, protein MPINFIPNDPLSQAFAPLRTIDPLPERPADRAGFRFSGVQGEGEHSVGTKEFLFWQCREAALRSIETWEALNGPLKRWQGNKKTLLLRQDAGDDLNAYYDRSSLSFFHHTSGQKTTYSGASTDVVAHEAGHAFLDAIRPQLFSVNFTETGAFHEAFGDLVAILTALMDPLTRETLLAESPDLRTANYVEATAEDLSDGIRREYGASHAASKPRRALNEFVWQHPILLPHSAPPDELSSEIHSFGRVVSGCVYDTLANIFNSRPNRDEQSLLEAAQTTGRLLIGAAKIAPSESRYFRAVGRAMILVDSELNGGANHLSIRDAFAAHNIPLGSSAMLAPVSLLAGGAPSMSGRSQKISIPKSVTTDLAKRLGVASTAKFAVQSFQMAGETIAEAIHEHEVPLGGLDRRLKGVVAFAPASVLVGEVSARAAVLGGLPDVQGAADEVVQFVETLLDNDRVKYEDSNAAESETPGRFKTHAIQSVRGKRVLTRIAFDCFGGCGRSHG, encoded by the coding sequence ATGCCGATCAACTTCATTCCCAACGATCCTTTATCACAAGCGTTTGCACCGCTGCGGACGATCGATCCACTTCCCGAGCGACCTGCCGACCGAGCGGGCTTCCGATTTTCGGGAGTGCAAGGCGAAGGGGAGCATAGCGTTGGGACGAAGGAGTTTCTGTTTTGGCAGTGCCGCGAGGCGGCGCTACGAAGTATCGAAACGTGGGAAGCGCTCAACGGGCCGCTGAAACGTTGGCAGGGAAACAAGAAGACGCTGTTGCTGCGTCAGGATGCGGGAGACGATCTGAACGCCTACTACGATCGGTCTTCGCTTTCGTTTTTCCATCACACCAGCGGCCAGAAAACGACGTATTCAGGGGCCAGCACCGACGTCGTCGCGCACGAAGCAGGGCACGCCTTTCTCGATGCGATTCGGCCCCAGTTGTTCAGCGTCAACTTCACCGAAACCGGCGCCTTCCACGAAGCCTTCGGCGATCTTGTGGCGATCCTTACCGCGTTGATGGATCCGCTGACCCGCGAGACGCTGTTGGCGGAGTCGCCCGATTTGCGAACAGCCAACTACGTCGAAGCGACCGCCGAGGATCTGTCCGATGGGATTCGCCGCGAGTATGGAGCGTCGCATGCTGCGTCCAAACCGCGTCGGGCGCTAAACGAGTTTGTCTGGCAGCACCCGATCCTCTTGCCACACAGTGCGCCGCCGGATGAGCTGAGTTCGGAGATCCACAGTTTTGGACGTGTCGTCAGCGGATGTGTCTACGATACGCTCGCCAACATCTTTAACTCGCGTCCCAATCGCGATGAACAATCGTTGCTGGAAGCTGCTCAAACGACAGGCCGGTTGTTGATCGGAGCGGCGAAGATCGCACCGTCGGAAAGCCGTTACTTCCGAGCTGTCGGGCGGGCGATGATCCTTGTCGATAGCGAGCTCAACGGAGGCGCCAATCATCTGTCGATCCGCGATGCCTTTGCGGCTCACAACATCCCCCTCGGTAGTTCGGCGATGTTGGCTCCGGTTTCGCTGTTGGCCGGTGGCGCTCCATCGATGTCGGGGCGTTCGCAAAAGATTAGCATCCCGAAATCGGTGACTACTGACCTGGCAAAACGTCTGGGGGTTGCCAGCACCGCGAAGTTTGCGGTTCAGTCGTTTCAGATGGCAGGCGAGACGATTGCCGAAGCGATTCATGAACACGAGGTGCCGTTGGGCGGTTTGGATCGGCGACTCAAGGGCGTCGTAGCCTTTGCTCCCGCGTCGGTGTTGGTCGGCGAGGTGAGCGCCCGCGCGGCGGTCTTGGGTGGGCTGCCCGATGTTCAAGGAGCGGCCGACGAGGTGGTGCAGTTTGTCGAAACTCTGCTCGATAACGATCGGGTGAAATACGAAGATTCCAACGCCGCGGAATCTGAAACCCCAGGCCGATTCAAGACGCATGCGATCCAGAGTGTGCGTGGGAAACGGGTGCTGACACGGATCGCCTTCGATTGTTTCGGCGGCTGTGGTCGCTCGCACGGTTAG
- a CDS encoding PVC-type heme-binding CxxCH protein, whose amino-acid sequence MCRLLSVAVLCFLSCCNPAALFAQAASPAVEPVIAAASSEGEQAIAGFKKPDGWAATLVAAEPEVANIVAFDIDRKGRFWVCESFRQDIGVTDNRGHDNKWLRADLAAQSVQDRIAYHKRLLGDQAITYEQQDDRIRLLQDTTGDGKLDKATVFASGFNGIEEGTGAGVLAVEDDVYYTCIPKLWKLNDLNGDGKSDQRTALADGFGVRVAFRGHDMHGLIRGPDGRIYFSIGDRGYNVQTAEGNHLFDPGSGAIFRCELDGSDLEVFATGLRNPQELAFDEYGNLFTGDNNSDSGDRARWVYIVQGGDTGWRMNYQYYGDRGPFNREKIWHPFHEEQPAYIVPPIANFADGPSGLTYYPGTGLSDDWKGRFLLADFRGTPANSGVRTFRVKPKGAFFELVDDQQPLWSILATDVAFGPDGGIYVSDWVDGWVGQGKGRVYRFADPEYSESEIVKEVQALLAGDWNAMQEDRLVDLLGHADQRVRLAAQWQLAARSDAEAFRRVIQDPTLSTVHRLHGVWGLGQIARGKGLSADMIQAIEPLVVDGDPYLRAAGADLLGSLPNHTVSRHLRDAIDDQDDRVKYFAAMAVGSLRDSESFDAIVRMLERNNNQDPILRHGGIMALSRIASSSQIAELKDHPNRSVRRAAVVALRRQASPLTAEFLSDYEPMVALEAARAINDLPIVEALPALADQIARPTDDDALMRRVLNANFRIGSNDRLVAVARYAAEPSASESLRLEALEMLSQWKQPDALDRVINHWRPMKPRPDAEVAAAVTDQLSRLLSTPEPIANRAIELAAELEIAEIAPQLIARLSDESIDVQTRAAAMLALAKLDPKGAPGFAGSALVADQPELRIAALRVLAKLDAGNLMPALRDAIASKNPTERQVAWDLLAANESAEATHQIEDGLQQYIDGDLPEDVWLNVVEAAKGRVNPSLASDLAAAEARWAQDDALAIYRASLVGGDRAAGEKLFFEKTELSCVRCHRVHRQGGQVGPVLTTIGAQRDRKYLLEAIVRPDAAIAKGFETAVIADDLGQVFTGIIRDETDDEVRLMKADGSEVKIPTEEIVARRRGKSAMPEDLVKQMTPREIRDLVAYLESLKVDPRAGGGEIE is encoded by the coding sequence ATGTGTCGCTTACTGTCGGTTGCGGTTCTCTGTTTTCTCTCTTGCTGCAACCCAGCAGCACTCTTTGCCCAAGCGGCCTCGCCCGCTGTCGAACCGGTCATCGCGGCGGCGTCCAGCGAAGGGGAACAAGCGATCGCTGGCTTCAAGAAGCCCGACGGTTGGGCGGCGACACTTGTGGCGGCCGAACCGGAGGTGGCCAACATCGTCGCGTTTGATATCGATCGCAAGGGGCGGTTTTGGGTGTGCGAATCGTTCCGCCAAGACATCGGCGTGACCGACAATCGCGGCCACGATAACAAATGGTTGCGAGCCGATCTGGCGGCGCAGAGCGTGCAGGACCGGATCGCCTATCACAAACGCCTGTTGGGCGATCAAGCGATCACCTACGAACAGCAAGACGATCGAATTCGGTTGCTGCAAGATACGACTGGCGACGGGAAACTGGACAAGGCGACGGTTTTTGCCAGCGGATTTAACGGGATCGAAGAAGGGACCGGAGCGGGCGTTTTGGCTGTCGAAGACGATGTCTATTACACCTGCATTCCCAAGCTGTGGAAATTGAACGATCTCAACGGCGATGGGAAATCCGATCAACGGACCGCTCTGGCTGACGGGTTTGGCGTCCGCGTCGCATTTCGCGGCCACGACATGCACGGTTTGATCCGTGGCCCCGATGGGCGGATCTACTTCAGCATCGGCGACCGCGGCTACAACGTGCAGACCGCCGAAGGGAACCATCTGTTTGATCCGGGCAGCGGGGCGATCTTCCGCTGTGAACTGGACGGTTCGGATCTGGAGGTCTTTGCCACCGGGCTCCGCAACCCGCAGGAACTCGCCTTCGACGAATATGGCAACCTGTTCACCGGCGACAACAATTCCGACAGCGGCGACCGGGCGCGGTGGGTCTACATCGTCCAAGGTGGCGACACCGGCTGGCGGATGAATTACCAATATTATGGCGACCGCGGACCGTTCAATCGCGAGAAGATCTGGCATCCGTTCCATGAAGAACAGCCGGCTTACATCGTGCCGCCGATCGCTAATTTTGCTGACGGTCCGTCGGGGCTGACCTATTATCCCGGCACTGGTCTGAGCGACGATTGGAAGGGGCGATTCCTGCTGGCCGATTTCCGAGGGACGCCGGCAAACAGTGGCGTCCGCACCTTCCGCGTGAAACCGAAGGGAGCGTTCTTCGAACTCGTCGACGATCAGCAACCGCTGTGGAGCATCCTGGCGACCGACGTCGCGTTCGGACCCGATGGCGGGATCTACGTCAGCGACTGGGTCGACGGTTGGGTCGGGCAAGGGAAGGGCCGGGTCTACCGCTTTGCCGACCCCGAATACTCCGAATCGGAGATCGTAAAAGAAGTTCAGGCGCTGCTGGCAGGCGACTGGAACGCAATGCAGGAAGACCGGTTAGTCGATCTGTTGGGGCATGCCGATCAACGCGTGCGGCTCGCGGCGCAGTGGCAGCTGGCCGCGCGATCGGATGCCGAAGCATTCCGCCGCGTGATCCAAGACCCTACGCTTTCGACGGTCCATCGCCTGCATGGGGTCTGGGGCCTTGGGCAAATCGCTCGTGGGAAAGGGCTTTCGGCTGATATGATTCAGGCGATCGAACCGTTGGTCGTCGACGGCGATCCCTATCTGCGCGCCGCGGGAGCCGACCTGCTCGGCTCGCTTCCCAACCACACCGTCTCGCGGCACTTGCGCGATGCGATCGACGACCAGGACGATCGCGTCAAATATTTTGCGGCGATGGCCGTTGGTAGTCTCCGCGACAGCGAATCGTTCGACGCGATCGTGCGGATGTTGGAACGGAACAACAACCAGGATCCGATCCTTCGCCACGGCGGAATCATGGCCCTGTCTAGAATCGCCAGCAGTTCACAGATTGCTGAACTGAAGGATCACCCGAATCGATCGGTCCGCCGCGCCGCGGTGGTTGCCCTGCGTCGGCAAGCGTCGCCGCTGACCGCTGAATTTTTGAGCGACTACGAACCGATGGTCGCTCTGGAAGCCGCCCGCGCGATCAACGATCTGCCGATCGTCGAAGCTCTTCCCGCGTTGGCCGATCAAATCGCTCGCCCGACCGATGACGACGCGTTGATGCGGCGCGTGTTGAACGCCAACTTCCGCATCGGCAGCAACGATCGCCTGGTAGCCGTCGCTCGCTACGCCGCTGAACCATCGGCCAGCGAATCGTTGCGGTTGGAAGCGTTGGAGATGTTGTCGCAGTGGAAGCAGCCCGACGCGTTGGACCGCGTGATCAATCATTGGCGTCCGATGAAGCCGCGTCCCGATGCGGAAGTCGCCGCGGCGGTGACCGACCAATTGTCGCGGCTGCTGTCGACGCCGGAGCCGATCGCAAATCGAGCGATCGAGTTGGCGGCGGAGTTGGAGATCGCCGAGATCGCTCCGCAATTGATCGCTCGACTTTCGGACGAATCGATCGACGTGCAGACTCGCGCCGCAGCGATGTTGGCGCTGGCGAAGCTTGATCCCAAGGGAGCCCCCGGATTTGCTGGGAGCGCTCTGGTGGCGGACCAGCCCGAGTTGCGGATCGCCGCGCTCCGCGTGTTGGCGAAACTGGACGCTGGCAATTTGATGCCCGCACTGCGCGACGCGATCGCATCGAAAAATCCGACTGAACGCCAGGTCGCTTGGGATCTTTTGGCGGCCAACGAATCGGCGGAAGCGACGCACCAGATCGAAGACGGATTGCAGCAGTACATCGATGGCGATCTGCCCGAAGATGTTTGGCTGAACGTCGTCGAAGCGGCTAAGGGACGCGTGAACCCATCGCTTGCCAGCGACCTGGCGGCGGCCGAAGCGCGTTGGGCTCAGGACGATGCGTTGGCTATCTACCGCGCTTCGCTGGTCGGCGGCGATCGCGCCGCGGGGGAAAAGCTGTTCTTTGAAAAGACCGAACTCTCCTGCGTCCGCTGTCACCGCGTTCATCGTCAAGGTGGCCAAGTCGGCCCGGTGTTGACGACGATCGGAGCCCAGCGAGATCGCAAATACCTGCTCGAAGCGATCGTCCGTCCCGACGCGGCGATCGCCAAAGGCTTCGAAACCGCAGTCATCGCCGACGACCTGGGGCAGGTTTTCACCGGCATCATCCGGGACGAGACCGATGACGAAGTCCGGTTGATGAAAGCCGATGGCAGCGAGGTAAAGATCCCAACCGAAGAAATCGTGGCTCGCCGCCGCGGTAAATCGGCGATGCCCGAGGACCTCGTCAAACAGATGACGCCGCGAGAGATCCGCGATCTCGTTGCCTATTTGGAAAGTTTGAAAGTCGATCCGCGTGCTGGCGGCGGCGAGATCGAGTGA
- a CDS encoding glucose 1-dehydrogenase, protein MKAVAVTPGKPNSVHLEDIPMPKVSDIPDEKGVLVRVLKVGVDATDREINDALYGNAPPGFEYLVLGHESFGVVEAVGANVRRFKPGDYVTATVRRPGGSIYDQIGTYDMTSEETYYERGINLRHGFLTEYFVDAEDYIVRVPQGLKHLHVLMEPMSCAAKAVHQAYEAQRRMKVWRPEVAYVLGSGQIGLLTTLILKLRGLDVYTIARGEAPNLKSEIVTGMEAKYISTKQTPLEELVKQTGKPELIVDATGSSQLAFDAMKHLGHNGVLVWTSITGGDKTHTLPTDEININWVLGNKLLVGSVNANRDHFEMGIRDLALGEMMFPSVLEKILTSPVDGLDNYKEMMRLLVEDASALKVYVNVADE, encoded by the coding sequence ATGAAAGCAGTCGCCGTCACGCCTGGAAAGCCTAACAGCGTCCATCTCGAAGATATTCCCATGCCAAAGGTCTCCGATATTCCGGACGAAAAGGGAGTTTTGGTTCGTGTTTTGAAAGTGGGCGTCGATGCGACCGACCGCGAGATCAACGACGCCTTGTACGGCAATGCGCCTCCCGGTTTCGAATACCTGGTCCTCGGTCACGAATCGTTTGGCGTTGTCGAAGCGGTTGGGGCGAATGTCCGTCGCTTCAAACCAGGCGATTACGTGACAGCGACCGTCCGCCGTCCGGGGGGATCGATCTACGATCAGATCGGCACCTATGACATGACAAGCGAAGAGACCTATTATGAGCGCGGGATCAACCTGCGACACGGTTTCTTGACCGAGTACTTTGTCGACGCCGAGGATTACATCGTTCGCGTCCCTCAAGGTCTGAAGCACTTGCACGTGCTGATGGAACCGATGAGCTGCGCTGCCAAAGCGGTTCACCAAGCCTATGAAGCCCAACGCCGGATGAAGGTTTGGCGTCCCGAGGTGGCTTACGTTCTGGGAAGCGGTCAGATCGGTCTGCTGACGACGCTGATCTTGAAGCTGCGCGGCCTGGATGTCTACACGATCGCTCGCGGCGAAGCGCCGAACTTGAAGAGCGAGATCGTGACCGGGATGGAAGCGAAATACATCAGCACCAAACAGACTCCGTTGGAAGAGTTGGTCAAGCAGACGGGCAAGCCGGAGTTGATCGTCGACGCGACCGGCAGCAGCCAGCTGGCCTTCGATGCGATGAAGCATCTTGGTCACAACGGCGTCCTGGTCTGGACCAGTATCACCGGTGGCGACAAGACGCACACCTTGCCCACCGACGAGATCAACATCAACTGGGTTCTTGGTAACAAGTTGTTAGTTGGCAGCGTGAACGCCAACCGCGATCACTTCGAGATGGGCATCCGCGACCTGGCGTTGGGCGAGATGATGTTCCCAAGCGTGCTGGAAAAGATCCTCACCAGCCCCGTCGACGGCCTGGACAACTATAAAGAGATGATGCGTTTGTTGGTCGAAGATGCCTCCGCGTTGAAGGTCTACGTCAACGTCGCCGACGAATAG
- a CDS encoding helix-turn-helix transcriptional regulator has protein sequence MNPTQPTTDVRQVDRQLLDQLRRHESMVIADLVDAMGVTATAVRQRIDRMLEMGLVQRAKINGGRGRPSFAYMLSPAGHRQAGADPGQLAVAMWQAISELPDPETRKWLLQRVAQRVGAEYREQLADSSLADRMDSMSHLLAEKRILAEFSNDGSLPVLDVHACPYPDLTDEGQRRDMCHLEQEMLSEALGQPMELSRCQLDGHSCCQFAPVPSQ, from the coding sequence ATGAACCCTACGCAACCAACGACCGACGTTCGCCAAGTCGACCGGCAATTGTTGGACCAGCTGAGGCGCCATGAATCGATGGTGATCGCGGATCTTGTCGATGCGATGGGTGTCACCGCCACGGCGGTTCGCCAACGAATCGACAGGATGCTGGAAATGGGACTGGTCCAACGGGCCAAGATCAACGGCGGCCGCGGGCGACCGAGTTTTGCCTACATGCTCAGTCCGGCGGGACACCGTCAGGCGGGTGCTGATCCGGGCCAACTTGCGGTAGCAATGTGGCAAGCGATCAGCGAATTGCCCGACCCGGAAACTCGCAAATGGTTGCTGCAGCGGGTCGCCCAACGCGTGGGGGCGGAATACCGCGAGCAACTGGCGGACAGCAGTTTAGCGGATCGGATGGATTCGATGTCGCATTTGCTAGCGGAGAAGCGGATTTTGGCCGAATTTTCCAACGACGGCAGCCTGCCCGTTTTGGACGTTCACGCCTGTCCCTACCCCGACCTGACCGACGAAGGCCAGCGACGCGACATGTGTCACTTAGAACAAGAGATGTTGAGCGAGGCCTTGGGGCAACCGATGGAGCTGTCTCGCTGTCAATTAGACGGGCATTCGTGTTGTCAATTTGCCCCCGTACCAAGCCAATAA
- the sufC gene encoding Fe-S cluster assembly ATPase SufC, with translation MTKPTLTITNLHVSVGDKPILRGVDLVMRHGETHAMMGPNGSGKSTLGLAIMGHPGYEVTEGSITLDDQDVLAMSPDERARGGIFMAFQRPMAIPGVKMADFLRHATTNVRNPERKEGEELIPMREFRKELKGKMEHLRMDVEFARRYVNDGFSGGEMKRAEILTMAMLQPTFAILDETDSGLDADAVRLASESIAEIGREKMGLLIITHHDKLLEHNPPEFTHVMLGGRIVETGGSELADELHTNGYDRIRKAHPEADALNQEMLSEEAVEA, from the coding sequence ATGACAAAACCAACCTTAACCATCACCAATCTGCACGTTTCCGTTGGCGACAAACCGATCCTTCGCGGCGTCGACCTGGTCATGCGACACGGGGAAACCCACGCCATGATGGGCCCCAACGGTAGCGGAAAGAGCACCTTGGGATTGGCGATCATGGGACACCCCGGTTACGAAGTGACCGAGGGTTCGATCACCCTGGACGACCAAGACGTGCTGGCGATGAGCCCCGATGAGCGGGCTCGCGGTGGAATCTTCATGGCGTTCCAACGCCCGATGGCGATCCCCGGCGTCAAGATGGCCGACTTCCTGCGTCACGCAACAACCAATGTCCGCAACCCCGAACGCAAGGAAGGGGAAGAGTTGATCCCGATGCGTGAGTTCCGCAAGGAACTGAAGGGGAAGATGGAACACTTGCGAATGGATGTCGAATTCGCTCGCCGTTACGTCAACGACGGATTCAGCGGTGGCGAAATGAAGCGTGCCGAAATCTTGACGATGGCGATGCTGCAACCAACCTTCGCAATCCTCGACGAAACCGACAGCGGTCTGGACGCCGATGCCGTTCGTTTGGCCAGCGAATCGATCGCCGAGATCGGCCGCGAGAAGATGGGTCTGTTGATCATCACCCACCACGACAAATTGCTCGAACACAATCCGCCCGAATTCACTCACGTGATGTTGGGCGGCCGGATCGTCGAAACCGGCGGCAGCGAATTGGCCGACGAATTGCACACCAACGGATACGACCGAATTCGCAAGGCGCATCCCGAAGCAGACGCTCTCAACCAAGAGATGCTGTCCGAAGAAGCTGTCGAAGCTTAA
- the sufB gene encoding Fe-S cluster assembly protein SufB, whose translation MAIDIADNSEIGEINKYNFRTETTGVFKAQKGINEAIVRQISEIKNEPKWMLDFRLKSLKTFEERPMPKWGGAIDIDFQDIFYYLKPTDHQGKTWDDVPQEIKDTFEKLGIPEAERKFLSGVKAQFESEVIYGSLEEDLAKQGVIFTDTDTAVREHPDLVREYFGKIIPPEDNKFAALNSAVWSGGSFIYVPPGVKIDFPLQAYFRINAENMGQFERTLIIVDEGASIHYVEGCTAPMYSSESLHSAVVEVIVKRGARARYTTIQNWANNIYNLVTKRAYAYGDATMEWVDGNLGSKLTMKYPAVHMMEPGARGEILSIAFSGAGQHQDAGAKLVHAAPHTTGQIISKSISKNGGRSSYRGLVRVEKGAHHSKNNVVCDALILDDISRSDTYPYIEILEQDVSIGHEASVSRIGEEQLFYLLSRGLTEQEASAMIVNGFIEPLVKELPMEYAVEMNKLIQLQMEGSVG comes from the coding sequence ATGGCGATCGATATCGCAGACAACTCCGAAATTGGCGAGATCAACAAGTACAACTTCCGGACCGAAACGACCGGAGTGTTCAAGGCCCAGAAGGGTATCAACGAAGCGATCGTTCGCCAGATTTCCGAGATCAAGAACGAGCCGAAGTGGATGCTCGACTTCCGGCTCAAGAGCCTGAAGACGTTCGAAGAACGCCCGATGCCCAAGTGGGGCGGTGCGATCGATATCGATTTCCAGGATATCTTCTATTACCTGAAGCCGACCGATCATCAGGGAAAGACCTGGGACGACGTTCCCCAAGAGATCAAAGACACCTTCGAAAAGCTGGGCATTCCCGAAGCGGAACGCAAGTTCTTGTCGGGCGTGAAGGCGCAGTTCGAGAGCGAAGTGATCTACGGTTCGTTGGAAGAGGATCTGGCCAAGCAGGGCGTGATCTTCACCGACACCGACACCGCGGTTCGCGAGCATCCCGATTTGGTCCGCGAGTACTTCGGTAAGATCATTCCGCCGGAAGACAACAAATTTGCCGCGCTCAACAGCGCCGTTTGGTCGGGCGGATCGTTCATCTACGTTCCACCGGGCGTCAAGATCGACTTCCCGCTGCAAGCCTATTTCCGCATCAACGCGGAGAACATGGGTCAGTTCGAACGGACGTTGATCATCGTCGACGAAGGGGCCAGCATCCACTACGTCGAAGGCTGCACCGCGCCGATGTACAGCAGCGAAAGCTTGCACAGTGCGGTTGTCGAAGTGATCGTCAAGCGAGGTGCTCGCGCCCGTTACACGACGATCCAAAACTGGGCCAACAACATCTACAACCTGGTCACCAAGCGAGCTTACGCTTACGGCGACGCCACAATGGAATGGGTCGACGGCAACTTGGGCAGCAAGTTGACGATGAAGTACCCTGCGGTTCACATGATGGAACCGGGTGCTCGCGGCGAAATCTTGTCGATCGCGTTTTCGGGTGCCGGACAGCATCAGGACGCGGGTGCCAAGTTGGTTCACGCCGCACCGCACACCACCGGCCAGATCATCTCCAAATCGATCAGCAAGAACGGCGGCCGCAGCAGTTACCGCGGTCTGGTTCGCGTCGAAAAGGGTGCTCACCACAGCAAGAACAACGTCGTCTGCGACGCGTTGATCTTGGATGACATCAGCCGCAGCGACACCTATCCCTACATCGAGATCTTGGAACAAGACGTCTCGATCGGGCATGAGGCGAGCGTTTCGCGGATCGGCGAAGAGCAGCTGTTTTATCTGCTCAGCCGCGGCCTGACCGAACAGGAAGCCAGCGCGATGATCGTCAACGGGTTCATCGAACCGTTGGTCAAAGAGCTGCCGATGGAATACGCCGTCGAAATGAACAAGCTGATCCAACTGCAGATGGAAGGCAGCGTCGGCTAA
- the sufD gene encoding Fe-S cluster assembly protein SufD, whose protein sequence is MTQTATQTKFDTEGFEAFLATKSQPQWVVDARRKAWESYQQMEWPHRRHEEWIRSDLRLFNLDKFSVPTDTPAAAETHPLLNVGVDLAGHVDTLDCHMVSESLDPELAAKGVIFGSLDRLVSEHPEIIQPLLFSAVDPTYDRFAALHAAFWSGGSILYVPRGVVIDKPLHMSSFMNDGATDLSHTLVVLEEGAEATVLQESNSFDRKAGGFHCGAIELIQRPGSHLRFVTLQDWGYKTFHFAHQQAIVDRDATLQWTISAMGAGFAKVNQQVQLVGPGADSQVNGVMFTEGRQHLAYHTLQHHSAPNCHSDFLYKSAQQDNSQTVWKGMIKVDKIAQKTDGYQRNDNLLLSGSARADSIPGLEIEADDVRCTHGSTSSQVDAEQIFYARCRGFTQKEAVRMIVTGFFQQIFDRISIESVRDALGDAIAKQVRDYA, encoded by the coding sequence ATGACACAAACAGCGACGCAAACAAAATTTGACACCGAAGGCTTTGAAGCGTTCCTCGCTACCAAGTCGCAACCGCAATGGGTTGTCGACGCGCGGCGAAAAGCGTGGGAAAGCTACCAGCAGATGGAATGGCCGCATCGTCGGCACGAGGAATGGATTCGCAGCGATTTGCGGCTGTTCAACCTCGACAAATTCTCCGTCCCCACCGACACTCCAGCCGCTGCCGAAACGCACCCGTTGCTGAACGTGGGCGTCGATTTGGCGGGGCACGTCGACACGCTCGATTGCCACATGGTCAGCGAATCGCTCGACCCTGAACTGGCAGCCAAAGGCGTGATCTTCGGCAGCCTGGACCGCTTGGTCAGCGAGCATCCCGAGATCATCCAACCGCTGCTCTTTTCGGCAGTCGATCCGACCTACGACCGTTTCGCCGCGTTGCACGCTGCGTTCTGGAGCGGCGGTTCGATCCTGTATGTTCCACGCGGCGTCGTGATCGACAAACCACTGCACATGTCATCGTTCATGAACGACGGCGCAACCGATCTTTCCCACACGCTGGTCGTGTTGGAAGAGGGAGCCGAAGCGACGGTCCTGCAAGAATCGAACAGCTTCGATCGCAAGGCGGGCGGTTTCCACTGCGGTGCGATCGAGTTGATCCAACGCCCCGGATCGCACCTGCGTTTTGTGACCCTTCAAGATTGGGGCTACAAGACCTTCCACTTCGCTCACCAACAAGCGATCGTCGACCGCGATGCAACATTGCAATGGACGATCAGCGCGATGGGAGCGGGCTTCGCCAAGGTGAACCAGCAGGTTCAACTGGTCGGCCCCGGAGCGGACAGCCAAGTCAACGGCGTGATGTTCACCGAGGGACGCCAGCACCTGGCCTACCACACCCTGCAGCATCACTCGGCACCCAACTGCCACAGCGACTTCCTGTACAAATCGGCTCAGCAAGACAACAGCCAAACCGTTTGGAAGGGAATGATCAAGGTCGACAAGATCGCTCAGAAGACCGACGGTTACCAACGCAACGACAACCTGTTGCTCAGCGGTTCGGCTCGCGCCGATTCGATCCCCGGCCTGGAGATCGAAGCCGACGACGTCCGCTGCACCCACGGCAGCACGTCCAGCCAAGTCGATGCCGAACAGATCTTCTACGCTCGCTGCCGCGGATTCACGCAGAAGGAAGCGGTACGGATGATCGTCACCGGATTCTTCCAGCAGATCTTCGACCGGATCTCGATCGAAAGCGTTCGCGACGCGTTGGGCGATGCGATCGCAAAACAAGTCCGAGACTACGCGTAA
- a CDS encoding metal-sulfur cluster assembly factor, giving the protein MPLQEDTVRESLKKVIDPELFVNIVDLGLVYEVYITEKEDEKYDVKIDMTMTSPMCPAGPQLVAGAKAAIEECEGVEEAEVKVVMDPPWTPDCMTDDARDQLGIF; this is encoded by the coding sequence ATGCCGTTGCAAGAAGATACCGTCCGCGAGTCGTTGAAGAAGGTCATCGATCCGGAATTGTTCGTTAACATCGTCGATCTGGGCCTCGTCTACGAGGTCTACATCACCGAGAAGGAAGACGAGAAGTACGACGTCAAAATCGACATGACGATGACCAGCCCGATGTGCCCAGCCGGCCCGCAATTGGTCGCCGGAGCGAAAGCTGCGATCGAAGAATGCGAAGGGGTCGAAGAGGCCGAGGTCAAAGTCGTGATGGATCCGCCATGGACTCCCGACTGCATGACCGACGACGCCCGCGACCAACTGGGCATCTTTTAG